The proteins below come from a single Eptesicus fuscus isolate TK198812 chromosome 5, DD_ASM_mEF_20220401, whole genome shotgun sequence genomic window:
- the PNMA1 gene encoding paraneoplastic antigen Ma1 — protein MAMTLLEDWCRGMDVNAQRALLVWGIPVNCDEAEIEETLQAAMPQVPYRVLGRMFWREENAKAALLELTGAVDYAAIPREMPGKGGVWKVVFKPPTSDAEFLERLHLFLAREGWTVQDVARVLGFQTPAPAPGPDMPAEMLNYILDNVIQPLVESIWYKKLTVFSGRDIPGPGEETFDSWLEHTNEVIGEWQVSDIEKRRRLMESLRGPAADVIRILKTNNPAITTAECLKALEQVFGSVESSRDAQVRFLNTYQNPGEKLSAYVIRLEPLLQKVVEKGAIDKDNVNQARLEQVIAGANHSGAIRRQLWLTGAAEGPAPNLFQLLVQIREEEAKEEEEEAEAALLQLGLEGHF, from the coding sequence ATGGCGATGACCCTGCTGGAAGACTGGTGCCGGGGCATGGACGTGAACGCCCAGAGAGCCCTGCTGGTCTGGGGGATCCCGGTGAACTGCGACGAGGCTGAAATCGAAGAGACCCTCCAGGCCGCGATGCCCCAGGTGCCCTATCGCGTGCTGGGGAGGATGTTCTGGAGGGAAGAGAACGCGAAAGCAGCCCTGCTGGAGCTCACGGGCGCCGTGGATTACGCGGCCATCCCCAGGGAGATGCCGGGGAAAGGCGGGGTCTGGAAGGTGGTCTTTAAGCCCCCGACCTCCGATGCCGAGTTTTTGGAAAGGCTGCACCTCTTCCTAGCGAGGGAGGGCTGGACCGTGCAAGATGTTGCCCGCGTCCTTGGGTTTCagacccccgccccggccccgggcccagATATGCCAGCAGAGATGCTGAACTATATTCTGGATAATGTAATTCAGCCTCTGGTGGAGTCCATTTGGTACAAGAAGCTGACGGTGTTCTCGGGGCGGGACATcccggggcccggggaggagacCTTTGATTCCTGGCTGGAGCACACGAATGAGGTCATTGGGGAGTGGCAGGTGTCCGACATAGAGAAGCGGCGGCGGCTGATGGAGAGCCTCAGAGGCCCTGCCGCCGACGTCATCCGCATCCTCAAAACCAACAATCCTGCCATAACCACCGCCGAGTGCCTCAAGGCGCTTGAGCAGGTGTTTGGGAGCGTCGAGAGTTCTAGGGATGCGCAGGTCAGGTTTCTGAACACGTACCAGAACCCGGGAGAAAAGTTATCGGCTTATGTCATTCGTCTGGAGCCTCTGCTGCAGAAGGTGGTGGAGAAGGGGGCCATAGATAAGGATAACGTGAACCAGGCCCGCCTGGAGCAGGTCATTGCCGGCGCCAACCACAGCGGGGCCATTCGAAGGCAGCTGTGGCTGACCGGGGCTGCGGAAGGGCCGGCTCCTAACCTCTTTCAGCTGCTGGTGCAGATCCGCGAGGAGGAggccaaggaggaggaggaggaggctgaggctgccCTCCTGCAGTTAGGCCTGGAGGGGCACTTCTGA